A stretch of Mya arenaria isolate MELC-2E11 chromosome 14, ASM2691426v1 DNA encodes these proteins:
- the LOC128216167 gene encoding uncharacterized protein LOC128216167, whose translation MPFAADNITQPVAEHLELCRAIHDQKNSQTRGQKELKPGAETLKPKTESTPKPGAESTLKPGTESTLNPRAETLKPGTGSTPKPGVENTFKPGTESTPKPGAESTLKPGTESTPKPGAESTLILGTETLPNLEQKLSNLGHEALPNLEQKLSNLGQEALPNLELKTISNLGQKALPNLELKALSNLEQKALSILEQKLSNLGQKALQNLELKALSNLGQKALPNLELKALSNLGQKALFSPGAETLKPGTGSTPKSGAESTLKPGTESTLSPGAETLKPGTGSTPKPEDERTLKPGTESTLSPGAETLKPGTESTPKPGAESTLKPGAESPPKPGAESTPKPGADS comes from the exons ATGCCCTTTGCTGCTGACAATATAACACAACCGGTGGCAGAGCACTTAGAACTCTGCAG GGCCATTCATGACCAAAAAAACTCTCAAACAAGGGGACAGAAAGAACTCAAACCTGGAGCAGAAACTCTCAAACCTAAGACAGAAAGCACTCCCAAACCTGGAGCTGAAAGCACTCTCAAACCTGGGACAGAAAGCACTCTCAATCCTAGAGCAGAAACTCTCAAACCTGGGACAGGAAGCACTCCCAAACCTGGAGTTGAAAACACTTTCAAACCTGGGACAGAAAGCACTCCCAAACCTGGAGCTGAAAGCACTCTCAAACCTGGGACAGAAAGCACTCCCAAACCTGGAGCTGAAAGCACTCTCATACTGGGGACAGAAACACTCCCAAACCTGGAGCAGAAACTCTCAAACCTGGGACATGAAGCACTCCCAAACCTGGAGCAGAAACTCTCAAACCTGGGACAGGAAGCACTCCCAAACCTGGAGTTGAAAACAATCTCAAACCTGGGACAGAAAGCACTCCCAAACCTGGAGCTGAAAGCACTCTCAAACCTGGAGCAGAAAGCACTTTCAATCCTGGAGCAGAAACTCTCAAACCTGGGACAAAAAGCACTTCAAAACCTGGAGCTGAAAGCACTATCAAACCTGGGACAGAAAGCACTCCCAAACCTGGAGCTGAAAGCACTCTCAAACCTGGGACAGAAAGCACTCTTCAGTCCTGGAGCAGAAACTCTCAAACCTGGGACAGGAAGCACTCCCAAATCTGGAGCTGAAAGCACTCTCAAACCTGGGACAGAAAGCACTCTCAGTCCTGGAGCAGAAACTCTCAAACCTGGGACAGGAAGCACTCCCAAACCTGAAGATGAACGCACTCTCAAACCTGGGACAGAAAGCACTCTCAGTCCTGGAGCAGAAACTCTCAAACCTGGGACAGAAAGCACTCCCAAACCTGGAGCAGAAAGCACTCTCAAACCTGGAGCAGAAAGCCCTCCCAAACCTGGAGCAGAAAGCACTCCCAAACCTGGAGCAGACTCTTAA